A stretch of the Paenibacillus dendritiformis genome encodes the following:
- a CDS encoding alpha/beta hydrolase, with amino-acid sequence MSSPHQQPGRRRGMRILIGAAAVLLVLAAALAIYLRPYPAGTKAEQAMAPSEEITVVMEDGVLRFETTAEPAANFIFYPGGLVQPESYAVLARSLAEKGVNTYIVAMPLNLAVLDRDGAKRALPLLNAHGINIIGGHSIGGTMAAEYAKNSTIDVQGIVFLASYPNSDLGGLNIPVLSIYGSQDGVLDLERYTNSKSYMPDSFEEHVIEGGNHAQFGDYGLQKKDKGATISDDEQIQETVGTIVDWIAALHESGT; translated from the coding sequence ATGTCTTCACCTCATCAGCAGCCGGGGCGCCGCAGAGGGATGCGCATCCTTATCGGGGCCGCTGCCGTCCTGCTCGTGCTCGCCGCCGCTCTCGCCATCTATTTGCGCCCCTATCCCGCGGGCACCAAGGCGGAGCAGGCCATGGCTCCCAGCGAAGAGATCACCGTTGTGATGGAAGACGGCGTATTGCGGTTCGAGACGACCGCCGAGCCGGCGGCCAACTTCATTTTCTATCCCGGAGGCTTGGTCCAGCCGGAAAGCTACGCCGTGCTGGCGCGCTCCTTGGCGGAAAAAGGGGTCAATACGTATATTGTCGCGATGCCGCTCAACCTGGCGGTGCTCGACCGCGATGGCGCCAAACGGGCGCTTCCGCTGTTGAATGCCCACGGGATCAACATTATCGGCGGCCATTCGATCGGCGGCACGATGGCCGCCGAGTATGCAAAGAACAGCACGATCGACGTTCAGGGCATCGTCTTCCTGGCCTCATACCCCAACAGCGACCTCGGCGGCTTGAACATCCCGGTTCTGTCCATCTACGGCTCCCAGGACGGAGTGCTCGATCTGGAACGGTATACGAACAGTAAATCCTATATGCCGGATTCCTTCGAGGAGCATGTCATCGAGGGGGGCAATCACGCGCAATTCGGCGATTACGGCCTGCAAAAGAAGGACAAGGGGGCGACCATATCGGACGATGAGCAGATTCAGGAAACGGTGGGCACAATCGTCGATTGGATCGCAGCCCTCCACGAATCCGGAACGTAA
- a CDS encoding histidine triad nucleotide-binding protein: MDCIFCKIIEGTIPSKKVLENDHVVAFHDITPQAPVHILIIPKKHIATMNDVQAEDAVLMGEIHLAAQQIARDMGIADSGYRLINNCGKDSGQVVFHLHYHLLGGAPLGALIGPKA; this comes from the coding sequence ATGGACTGCATTTTTTGTAAAATTATCGAAGGTACGATTCCTTCCAAAAAGGTACTGGAAAATGATCATGTCGTCGCCTTTCACGACATTACGCCCCAAGCTCCTGTACATATTCTTATTATCCCCAAAAAGCATATCGCAACGATGAACGATGTACAAGCGGAGGATGCTGTCCTGATGGGAGAAATCCACCTGGCTGCCCAGCAGATCGCCCGCGATATGGGCATTGCCGATTCGGGCTACCGCTTGATCAACAACTGCGGGAAGGACAGCGGGCAGGTTGTGTTCCATCTCCACTATCACCTGCTGGGAGGAGCGCCGCTGGGTGCTCTGATCGGGCCGAAAGCGTAG